The nucleotide sequence GTTTCACCAAAATTTGCTGTGCCAATACATTATAACACTTTTCCGGTTATCATTGCGGATCCAAATGAGTTCAAAAAATTATGTGAATCTAAAGGTCACCAGGTGAAAGTACTTAAGTTTGGAGAAGAAATAGAATTATAACTAAACTGGATAGTAAATAAATAATTTAATGACTAAAATAATAGCCATAGCAAATCAAAAAGGAGGAGTAGGTAAAACTACCACCGCTATCAATTTATCTTCACTTCTTGCTGCTGCAGAAATGAAAACACTTTTGATTGATATTGATCCACAATCTAATTCATCCTCCGGACTTAGTGTGGTAAAACATAGTCCCTCCGTTTATGAAGTGCTTGTCGGCAATGAAAACATAAAAGATGCGATAATAGAATCATTTATGCCGTTTCTTGATTTACTTCCTTCAAATATTAACCTTGTTGGTGCAGAAATTGAAATGGTTGAATTACCAAAAAGAGAAACAATACTTAAAGAATCTCTGCAGGAAATTTCGGAGAGATATGATTATATTTTAATTGATTGTCCGCCTTCGCTTGGTCTGTTAACACTCAATGCGCTTACTGCTGCAGATTCAGTATTGATTCCTGTCCAGTGTGAATATTTTGCGCTCGAAGGTTTAGGTCAACTCTTAAACACTATCAATATTGTCAAACAATATTACAATAGTAAATTAACAATTGAAGGCGTTCTGCTTACAATGTTTGATACCCGATTAAGACTTTCGCATCAGGTTGCAGATGAAGTGAGAAAATATTTTGGTGAGAAAGTTTATAATACGGTCATTAACCGAAATGTTAGAATATCTGAGGCTCCAAGTTTTGGAAAACCAATCATACACTATGACGCTGTATCAACCGGTGCGCAAAATTATATGGCGCTTGCTGTTGAAGTTATTGAAAGAAATTCAAAATCTATAAATACTGTAGGAAATGAGTAAAATGAAAACAGGTTTAGGCAGAGGATTAGATGCTTTGATCAAGCCTCAGGAATATATTAAAAATACTGAGCAAAATGTTGACTTATCAAGAGTTAAGGACGACGATGGTAAACAGATTGATGTCCTTGCAAAAATTGCTGTTGAGTTTGTATCAAGAAATCCATATCAGCCTCGTTTCAATATTGATCCTGTATCGCTTGATGAACTTAAAAAATCAATACTTACAAATGGTTTGATCCAGCCGATTACAGTAAGGAGAACACCTGATCATAAATATCAGTTAATCTCTGGTGAGAGAAGACTTCAGGCTTGCAAAGAGATTGGATTCAAGGAAATACCAGCATACATCATTGATGTTGATTCTGACGAATTAATGCTGGCGCTTGCTTTGATTGAAAATATTCAACGAGAAAAGTTAAATGCTATTGAGGTTGGCACTGCTTACAAAAGATTGATGGATGAATGTCATCTTACTCAGGAACAAATTGCTGAGAGAGTTGGTAAAGACAGAACGACTGTTGCAAATACTATCAGGTTATTGAAACTTCCACAAAAAATTCAGGACGCGTTGGCTCAGGATAAAATTACATCCGGACACGCAAGAGCATTAATCAATCTTGACAATGAGCCACTTCAGCTTCAATTGCTCGATAATATTCTCAGTAAAAATCTATCTGTAAGAAAAGTTGAACGGCTTGTCCGAGAATTGAATGAAGGTGGCACCAGAAAAATAAATAAGACTCAAACAAATGATGATGTGAAAGCTACTTTCTACACTCCAAATTTACGTGATGTGGAAGATAAACTGCGCGTAATTTTTGGAACAAAGGTTAAATGTGTTCAGAGAAAAGACGGTACCGGCGAAATAACTTTAGAGTACTATTCAAAAGATGAATTCGAGCGTTTAATTGAACTCTTTGAAATTATTACCAAGAATTATAATTAGTATATTTTTTGTACTGGTTATTTTTTCCACGATAACTCACAGTCAGGAAATCACCGATACAAACCCTCCTTCCGATACCGGATTTGTTTTGCAAAAATCACCATGGGGTGCTGTTCTGCGAAGTGCTGTAATTCCTGGATTCGGTCAATTTTATAATGAATCATACTGGAAAATACCGGTCATCTGGGGTGTTGGCGCTTTATTTATTTCTGGTTGGGTTCATAACAATAATCTTTATAAAGATTATAAAGATTTGTTTATTGAAACCGGAAATCAAAATTATTTGCAATACAGAGATTTTTACAGAGATCAACGTGATAATTTTGCAATTTATCTGGCGTTGTTATATCTGCTAAATCTGGTTGATGCTTATGTCGATGCTCATTTGTATGATTTCAACGTAGATGAAGATCTTATCACAGGATCTTCAAGATTAAATTTCAGACTTTATTTCTGAACTTAAAAACCTGTAGATGAAAAACTCAATTACTTGTCCTCATTGCAAGTCCGATAATGCTTTCTATAATGTAACATGCAATAAATGTGGATATTATCTGCGGGACAAAATCTATAATATTGATCTGTGGTCAATTATTATAAAATTAATTGATAATCCTTCAAAGGCTTTCAGAAATATCATTTATGCGGAGCATAAAAATTTTATTTTTTTTATTCTTCTTTTCATCTCTGCAAAAGTTTTAATCAACAGTCGTTTCCTTTCAATGGTCAGCGTTGGAGAATTTCAAACAACATTAGAATTGTTTTTCAGTTATCTGATCGTTCTGGTCTCTGTACTAATTTTTTTTATTGTATTCACTTTTGCTTATAAATCACTATGTATTTTTCAGAGTGTTCATTTCAGATTTGCGGATATTATTTCTTTAATTATCTATTCTCAAATTCCATTTGTTTTTGGACTAATAATTTTATTTCCTCTTGAGTTGGTGATCTTTGGTGATTACTTGTTCTCAATTAATCCATCACCTTTCTTAATAAAAGGCAGCATAGCATATCTGTTTCTTGTAATGGAATTAGCATTAATATTATGGAATATATTTCTCACTTTCTTAGCTTTCAAAGTTCACTCACACAATCTTATCCTCAGCACTGTTGTTACGATTAGTTTCGTTGTTTTGTTCTGGGTTTTAATATACTTTTGTTCAGTTATCATATTTACAATTTAAATTATGTCATCAACCGATAATTCCTTTAACAGAGATGAAGAATATATTGTTCACACCTATAAAAGATTGCCTATAGAAATTACACACGGCGAGGGTGTTTATTTATTTTCAAAAGATGGCAGGAAATATCTTGATTTTTTTTCTGGTCTTGCTGTGAATGCCCTTGGTTACGGAAATAAAAAAGTAATTAGTTCAATAGAGGATCAGCTAAATAAATATCTGCACATTTCTAACTATTATATCAGTACGCCCCAGATCCAACTTGCTGAAAAATTAGTCAAGTATTCAGGATTATCAAAAGTATTTTTCACAAACAGCGGAACAGAAGCAATTGAAGCTTCACTGAAACTGGTAAGAAAAGTATCCGGACCTCAAAAAAGAATAATTGCATTTTCAAATGCATTTCATGGAAGAACTTATGGCGCATTGAGTATTAGTGGAAAAGAAAAATATAAAAAACAATTTGAGCCGTTAGTTCCAAATATTGTTCGATTAAATTTTAATGACATTGATGAAATTAAAAACTCAATAGATGCTAATACTGCAGCAGTTTTTATAGAGTTTGTTCAGGGAGAAGCAGGAATTTATACTGCTTCAGCACAATTCGTTCAACAGTTAGATGAACTAAGAAAAATATTTGGTTTCATACTGGTCGCTGATGAGATTCAAACTGGAATAGGTCGAACCGGTAAGCGTTTTTCATTTAATCATTACAATATAGAGCCCGATATAATTGTTTTAGCTAAAGCAATTGGAGGAGGATTACCTCTGGGTGCTATGATTATTAACAAAAAATATTCAGAGGCATTTCAACCTGGTGATCATGGAAGTACTTTCGGGGGCAATCCGGTTGCGTGCGCTGCTGGGTTGGCTGTTACCGAAATAGTTTTTGAAAATGGATTGGTTGATCAAGTGGAAAAATTGGGAAATTATTTCAAATCAGAATTAGTATCAATCTCAACGAACTTTCAATCAATTATAAATGAAGTTAGGGGAATTGGATTCATGCTCGGTGTGGAATTGAAAGATTCCTGTTTAAATATTGTTGATGAGTTTTTGAAAAATGGAATATTGGTTAATTGTACAAATGACAAAGTAATCAGGATTTTACCACCACTTATTGCAACAAAAGACAACATTGATTATTTCCTGAGTACTTTTAGAAATATTCTAAACAAATACTCGTGATGATTTCTTCATTAACTTCTTACATTCTTGTAATAGGAACTCGTTTATCCGGATTATTTACAGTCAGAAGATTAAAGGAATAAATTTCATCAGGCAAAAGGACACGAATAGTCAAAACGTCAATCCGTAGTTTTATAAAAAATATTTTTAACGATTGCACCGTATCTAATACCTCGAGTACTAACCGACAAATTTTCGATTTTATAATATTTCAAAAATTGTTCAAGTATAATCGCTCCTGCCAGGATTATGTCTTCACGCCCTTGCATTATCGTCCCATACTTGTTAAGAATACCAGTTGAATCAAGTTTACTGATTTCTGAAATCATGTGAATTAAATCATCTTTTTTTAGAGTAAAGTTATCAACCAAATCTTCATCAAACTCTTTTAGTCCAAGATGCATACATGCTAATGTTGTTGCCGTTCCCGCTACCGCAATTATCTGTGATGAAACTAATGAATTGTTATAAGTTCGAAAATGATTTGTAGCTGAACTGTTTAAAGATTCTATTTCATTTATTGTGGGAGGTGAGGAT is from Ignavibacteriota bacterium and encodes:
- a CDS encoding ParA family protein, encoding MTKIIAIANQKGGVGKTTTAINLSSLLAAAEMKTLLIDIDPQSNSSSGLSVVKHSPSVYEVLVGNENIKDAIIESFMPFLDLLPSNINLVGAEIEMVELPKRETILKESLQEISERYDYILIDCPPSLGLLTLNALTAADSVLIPVQCEYFALEGLGQLLNTINIVKQYYNSKLTIEGVLLTMFDTRLRLSHQVADEVRKYFGEKVYNTVINRNVRISEAPSFGKPIIHYDAVSTGAQNYMALAVEVIERNSKSINTVGNE
- a CDS encoding ParB/RepB/Spo0J family partition protein; the protein is MKTGLGRGLDALIKPQEYIKNTEQNVDLSRVKDDDGKQIDVLAKIAVEFVSRNPYQPRFNIDPVSLDELKKSILTNGLIQPITVRRTPDHKYQLISGERRLQACKEIGFKEIPAYIIDVDSDELMLALALIENIQREKLNAIEVGTAYKRLMDECHLTQEQIAERVGKDRTTVANTIRLLKLPQKIQDALAQDKITSGHARALINLDNEPLQLQLLDNILSKNLSVRKVERLVRELNEGGTRKINKTQTNDDVKATFYTPNLRDVEDKLRVIFGTKVKCVQRKDGTGEITLEYYSKDEFERLIELFEIITKNYN
- a CDS encoding aspartate aminotransferase family protein; this encodes MSSTDNSFNRDEEYIVHTYKRLPIEITHGEGVYLFSKDGRKYLDFFSGLAVNALGYGNKKVISSIEDQLNKYLHISNYYISTPQIQLAEKLVKYSGLSKVFFTNSGTEAIEASLKLVRKVSGPQKRIIAFSNAFHGRTYGALSISGKEKYKKQFEPLVPNIVRLNFNDIDEIKNSIDANTAAVFIEFVQGEAGIYTASAQFVQQLDELRKIFGFILVADEIQTGIGRTGKRFSFNHYNIEPDIIVLAKAIGGGLPLGAMIINKKYSEAFQPGDHGSTFGGNPVACAAGLAVTEIVFENGLVDQVEKLGNYFKSELVSISTNFQSIINEVRGIGFMLGVELKDSCLNIVDEFLKNGILVNCTNDKVIRILPPLIATKDNIDYFLSTFRNILNKYS